CGCGCAGCGCCGAGGAGATCCTCGGCTATGACGAGCTCGGACTGCCGCGATAAGTGGTCATCGACACTTCCGCGCTGCTCGCCATTTTGAGGAACGAGCCAGAGCGCCGGTCGTTCAACGAAGCCATCGAGACCGCGGAGTCCAGAGCTTTGTCGGCGGTGAGCTTCGTCGAGACGTCGATCGTCATCGAGGCGCGTTTCGGTGGTGACGGAGTTCACGACCTCGACCATTTCCTTGGAATGGCTCAGATCGAAGTCGTGGCAGTGGACACCGAGCAGGCCCACGTGGCCCGGCGCGCGTTCAGCAGGTTTGGCAAGGGGAGACACCCCGCGGCCCTGAACTTTGGCGATTGTTTTTCCTACGCGCTCGCCAAAATTCGCGCCGAGCGTCTTTTGTGCAAGGGCGAGGATTTCACGAAGACAGATATCGAAACCCAGCCGTGAAGAAGGCGAGGATGAGCCCCGTCGCAGCCACGATCCCGCTCGAATGCCCAGCCAGCTCGCAAGACACTCATGTCGGCGGCGGGAGAGCAGTACCCCGATACGTTCGCGGGGAGAGCGGATCCAGCCCTCCTAACTCCGAATTCCCAGCATGATCT
This Vicinamibacteria bacterium DNA region includes the following protein-coding sequences:
- a CDS encoding type II toxin-antitoxin system VapC family toxin, with the translated sequence MVIDTSALLAILRNEPERRSFNEAIETAESRALSAVSFVETSIVIEARFGGDGVHDLDHFLGMAQIEVVAVDTEQAHVARRAFSRFGKGRHPAALNFGDCFSYALAKIRAERLLCKGEDFTKTDIETQP